TTAAGCAAGCTATTCCCACAGAAAGAAACCGTCTTTCACCATTTGGCTCGCTATCTTTTTCACCCGACTAACCAAGTTTGGGGCATGATCACAAGATCCTATAATGGTTATTTATCAAGAGCTGATGAGAGACTTGGGATTCAAGTACGAGTTTTTAGCAAGCCGGCTGGATATTTCCAACATGTCATGGACCAGATCTTAGCCTGTacacaaagagagaaactatTACCTGAAGTGTTTGTCTTAGAAACACAAGTCACTAACACATCAAGAAGCTCGAAACTTAAAGCTGTTCTTGTCACTTCTCTTTACCCAGAGTACTCGGAGATTCTAAGGCAAATGTATTGGAAAGGCCCGAGTTCAACAGGAGAGATAATACAAATTTACCAACCAAGTCAAGAAATATATCAGCAAACAGACAATAAGCTTCATGACCAAAAGGCACTCGCTGAGATATATCTCTTAAGTTTAACGGATTACATTGTCACGAGCGACTCGTCTACGTTCGGATACGTTGCTCAAGGTCTTGGAGGATTAAAGCCATGGATACTCTACAAGCCAAAGAACCACACAGCTCCTGAGCCACCATGTGTTCGTGCCGTGTCAATGGAGCCATGTTTCCTTAGAGCTCCACTCTATGGTTGTCAAGCTAAGAAAGTGAACATCACCCCTTTTGTTATGTATTGTGAGGATCGGATCACGGGTCTTAAGCTAGTTGATTCAAAttagaaatcaaatttttttattactttgtgTTGTTTGATCTGAAATCCActagcttttatttttgtgtgtgtacTTGGATCACtaaattcaaagttttatttattaatttaatgaTTTCTATATAgtagtttaaatttaaataattataacatGCCTttcttcaagatttttttccttcacttTGGCGAAGAATGATAACTCCAACtactacaaagaaaaaaccttaCTACAAATTAAGTGATATTGAAATCACTAAAAACACTTCTCAAACAATATATGGGAGTCATTTCATATGGTTTATAGAaattatatttagttataaattttagtgaatacaaatttacatattatattccacaaaagtaaatataatttttagtaattaaaaGTGTATTAAATTTTGGAAACATATTATTGAATCATAAATagtgatatatatacagtattcTCTTCCATAAAATCATTTTAGTATTACTAAAAgttgtttcaaaataaaaaaaattaacatagTAATTATTAAACATTGGCATGCAAATAAACTGATTATTAAATTAGATCTCTTAACATGTCTTTTTAGTACTACAAGTTAGTACCTAAGATTTCAAATGATTCATGCAAACCTATAAGATATCTTTCACCTCGTGATGACCATAACATGAAACCATAAATCTATGCAACAAAGTAGAAAACAGGAAGAAAACATATCTCCAATATGATAAAGCTCACGATAGCAATCGCCACTTGCTTAGTACTTTGCTTGGTGCTACTACTACCATCCTCCAACATATCCTACCGCCACAAGTATGATCTTCCAACCAACGGTAACAAGATCCTTCAATTTTTGgggttaatttatttcaaataaagagaaatgCTCACTTTCTTTCATGTTGAAAAGGTTTAAATGATTCTGAACAACAAAGTGAGAAACTGCTAGGAGGGCTTCTTGCTACAGGGTTTGAAGAGAAATCTTGCTTAAGTAGGTATGATCAGTCTATGAGCAAGCCTTCACCATACAAACCATCTAGACATATTGTTTCTAAGCTTAGAAGCTACGAGATGCTTCACAAGCGTTGCGGGCCTGGCACAAAAGCTTACAAGAGAGCTACAAAGCAGCTTGGTCACAATGAATTAAGCAGCTCTGGTGATGAATGTCGGTATGTAGTGTGGATGCCTATGTTTGGTCTAGGAAACAGAATGCTTTCTCTGGTTTCTGTCTTCCTCTATGCTCTCTTGACAGATAGAGTCATGCTTGTTGACCAACGGAACGATATAACTGACCTCTTCTGCGAGCCTTTCCCCGAAACTTCCTGGTTACTTCCTCTAGATTTTCCATTGAATGATCAGTTAGATAGCTTCAACAGGGAACACTCGCGATGTTACGGAACAATGTTGAAGAATCATGGCATTAACTCAACTTCAATAATACCGTCACATCTTTATCTTGATATTTTCCATGATTCCAGGGATCATGACAAAAAGTTCTTCTGTGAAGAAGATCAAGCTTTCCTTGATAAAGTCACTTGGCTCGTCGTGAAATCCAACCTTTACTTTGTTCCATCTCTATGGATGATCCCTAGTTTCCAAACCAAACTCATCAAACTATTCCCACAGAAAGAAACCGTCTTTCACCATTTGGCTCGCTATCTTTTTCACCCGACAAACCAAGTTTGGGGTATGGTCACTAGATCATACAATGCCTACTTATCAAGAGCAGACGAGAGACTTGGGATTCAAGTACGAGTTTTTAGCAAGCCAGTTGGATATTTTCAACATGTAATGGACCAGATCTTAGCCTGTacacaaagagagaaacttttgCCTGAACTGGCCACACCATAATCACAAGTCACTAATTCATCAAGAAGCCCGAAACTTAAAGCTGTCTTGGTCACATCTCTGCATCCAGAGTACTCTGATCACCTAAAGAACATGTTTTTGGAACAAGCAAGTTCGACAGGAGAAACAATAGAAGTTTATCAGCCAAGTGGAGaaaagattcaacaaacaGACAAGAAGCTTCACGACCAAAAGGCACTCGCCGAGATCTATCTCCTTAGCCTAACCGATGAACTTGTGACAAGCACAAGGTCTACATTTGGATATGTAGCTCAAGGTCTTGGAGGGTTAAAGCCATGGATACTCTACGAGCCAAGGGACAAGAAAACTCCAAACCCACCATGTGTTAGGGCCATGTCGATGGAGCCTTGTTTTCTTAGAGCTCCGCTCCATGGTTGTCAAGCTAAGACAATCAAAATCCCTCCTTTTGTTAGGATTTGTGAAGATTGGAAAACAGGGCTGAAGCTAGTTGATGTTTCAGATGAACTTTGATTGTTGTAagaattcatcttcttttatgtttttgaataaataaataaaaaccttCTTCTATGTTCATCATTGTTCCTAGCCCTACAATTCCTAATCAAGAACTGGAACTGATCA
This sequence is a window from Arabidopsis thaliana chromosome 1 sequence. Protein-coding genes within it:
- the FUT9 gene encoding fucosyltransferase 9 (fucosyltransferase 9 (FUT9); FUNCTIONS IN: fucosyltransferase activity; INVOLVED IN: cell wall biogenesis; LOCATED IN: endomembrane system, membrane; EXPRESSED IN: stem, cauline leaf; CONTAINS InterPro DOMAIN/s: Xyloglucan fucosyltransferase (InterPro:IPR004938); BEST Arabidopsis thaliana protein match is: fucosyltransferase 8 (TAIR:AT1G14100.1); Has 330 Blast hits to 321 proteins in 17 species: Archae - 0; Bacteria - 0; Metazoa - 0; Fungi - 0; Plants - 328; Viruses - 0; Other Eukaryotes - 2 (source: NCBI BLink).), producing the protein MIKLTIAIATCLVLCLVLLLPSSNISYRHKYDLPTNGLNDSEQQSEKLLGGLLATGFEEKSCLSRYDQSMSKPSPYKPSRHIVSKLRSYEMLHKRCGPGTKAYKRATKQLGHNELSSSGDECRYVVWMPMFGLGNRMLSLVSVFLYALLTDRVMLVDQRNDITDLFCEPFPETSWLLPLDFPLNDQLDSFNREHSRCYGTMLKNHGINSTSIIPSHLYLDIFHDSRDHDKKFFCEEDQAFLDKVTWLVVKSNLYFVPSLWMIPSFQTKLIKLFPQKETVFHHLARYLFHPTNQVWGMVTRSYNAYLSRADERLGIQVRVFSKPVGYFQHVMDQILYSDHLKNMFLEQASSTGETIEVYQPSGEKIQQTDKKLHDQKALAEIYLLSLTDELVTSTRSTFGYVAQGLGGLKPWILYEPRDKKTPNPPCVRAMSMEPCFLRAPLHGCQAKTIKIPPFVRICEDWKTGLKLVDVSDEL